In a genomic window of Methanomassiliicoccus sp.:
- a CDS encoding corrinoid protein, producing the protein MSNKDEVLSGLEHAIVNGKKADAAKIANEVISSGVKPLDAIDNGLIKGMMVVGEKYAAHTIFLPQVLLAADAMYGALDILLPHIPREAAAKRVEMVIGVVEGDVHDIGKNIVKTMFTAAGFNVHDVGRDVPADSFVTNARSVNAQVLAMSTLMTPTMDSMKATVDAMVEEGLRSKLKIIIGGAPTSQEFADEIGADMHAVNAQDAVAKVKAAM; encoded by the coding sequence ATGTCGAACAAAGACGAAGTGTTGAGTGGATTAGAGCACGCTATCGTGAACGGCAAGAAGGCGGACGCGGCCAAGATCGCCAATGAAGTGATCTCCAGCGGCGTGAAGCCTCTTGATGCGATCGATAACGGCCTTATCAAGGGAATGATGGTCGTTGGCGAGAAGTACGCCGCCCACACCATCTTCCTTCCCCAGGTACTGCTGGCTGCTGACGCCATGTACGGCGCATTGGATATCCTTCTGCCTCATATTCCGAGGGAAGCTGCGGCCAAGAGGGTAGAGATGGTCATTGGCGTCGTGGAGGGCGATGTCCACGACATCGGCAAGAACATCGTGAAGACCATGTTCACAGCTGCCGGTTTCAACGTCCATGATGTCGGGAGGGACGTGCCTGCCGATTCCTTTGTCACCAACGCCCGGTCGGTAAACGCTCAGGTGCTTGCGATGAGCACCCTGATGACCCCGACCATGGACTCGATGAAGGCCACCGTGGACGCCATGGTGGAGGAAGGTCTCCGCTCCAAGCTGAAGATCATCATCGGCGGCGCGCCGACGTCCCAGGAGTTCGCCGACGAGATCGGTGCGGACATGCACGCCGTGAACGCCCAGGACGCTGTGGCCAAGGTCAAGGCCGCGATGTAA
- a CDS encoding hydantoinase/oxoprolinase family protein, with the protein MTLGLGVDTGGTFTDAAIVDLDSQMVLAKAKASTTYQDLSIGIVEAVEAAIEKGNIDPAEIKLVGLSTTLATNSILQGRGGDVGLIGIGWTPQPEWAFDVKRTAFVRGGYDSMGKRIEPLDEAGLEAAIDEVCKEVDAVVISGMFSVANPIQEASAKGMVQSRYNLPVVMGHDMTAELGIYERTVTAVLNAKLLPIINDFLEAMERSLLSRGIDASIYVFKGDGGLMSLPVAKERPVDTVLSGPAASLMGGRAISRLDSCLVVDLGGTSTDIAYLQDGFPRLNMEGSMVGRWRTRVRAIDIWTSGLGGDSNVTMDDKGNLTIGPDRVVPLAIATKGRPELRTRMAAQDTINFYLPIRRESPVLSAKERRVLQFVWDRGDCTLFEAINGIDDVVFVEDQLIALRKRGYIQLTGLTPTDIMHVQGIYEAGDKEAAESALKIFANKYGDDPGRLADMIMDLMITRIGEEIIKKAVVDHGGEIPSSKGFDLLLRSATGSKVLKDLDVQARPIVPIVGVGAPAEVFIKPLETRLGCPVIVPENHDVGNAVGAVLSQVTETATVRIFPKDFKYIVFGPGSSPMEYSNYDSAMAAGKSYAEYFVKERIKRTGAVDIKVKLDVDEHRFCDGYGQEMKFTNWVDLTATATGKPKIKM; encoded by the coding sequence ATGACCCTTGGATTAGGTGTGGACACTGGCGGCACATTCACTGACGCAGCTATCGTCGATCTCGATTCCCAGATGGTGCTGGCAAAGGCCAAGGCGTCCACCACGTATCAGGATCTGTCTATCGGCATCGTCGAGGCCGTGGAGGCGGCGATCGAGAAAGGCAACATCGATCCCGCGGAGATCAAACTGGTCGGCCTCTCTACCACTCTGGCCACTAATTCGATCCTGCAGGGGCGGGGAGGAGATGTCGGGCTCATTGGCATAGGATGGACCCCCCAGCCGGAGTGGGCCTTCGATGTCAAGCGAACAGCCTTCGTCCGCGGCGGATACGATTCCATGGGCAAGCGGATCGAGCCCCTGGACGAGGCGGGGCTGGAAGCGGCCATCGACGAGGTCTGCAAGGAGGTCGACGCCGTGGTGATCTCCGGCATGTTCAGCGTGGCCAACCCCATCCAGGAGGCATCGGCCAAGGGGATGGTGCAATCGCGGTACAATCTGCCGGTGGTCATGGGGCATGACATGACTGCAGAGCTGGGGATCTACGAGCGAACAGTGACCGCGGTCCTCAACGCCAAGCTGCTTCCGATCATCAACGATTTCCTGGAGGCGATGGAGCGCTCACTGCTCTCCCGGGGCATCGACGCTTCGATCTATGTATTCAAGGGAGACGGAGGGCTGATGAGCCTGCCGGTGGCGAAGGAGCGCCCGGTGGATACCGTTCTCTCCGGCCCAGCGGCCAGCCTCATGGGTGGCCGGGCGATCTCCCGGCTCGATAGTTGCTTGGTGGTGGACCTCGGGGGCACATCCACCGACATCGCTTACCTCCAGGATGGGTTCCCGCGCCTCAACATGGAAGGCTCCATGGTGGGCAGATGGCGTACCAGGGTCAGAGCCATCGACATCTGGACCTCCGGCCTCGGGGGGGACTCCAACGTCACCATGGACGACAAGGGCAATCTCACCATCGGCCCGGACCGCGTGGTGCCCCTGGCCATCGCCACAAAGGGCCGCCCTGAGCTGAGGACGAGAATGGCAGCGCAGGACACTATCAACTTCTACCTGCCCATACGTCGGGAGTCTCCCGTGCTGTCAGCCAAGGAGAGAAGGGTCCTCCAGTTCGTCTGGGACCGCGGCGACTGTACCCTCTTCGAAGCGATCAACGGGATCGACGATGTGGTGTTCGTCGAGGACCAGCTCATCGCCCTGCGCAAGAGGGGCTATATCCAGCTGACCGGATTGACCCCCACGGACATCATGCATGTTCAGGGGATCTACGAAGCAGGGGACAAAGAAGCCGCGGAAAGCGCCCTTAAGATCTTTGCTAACAAGTACGGGGATGATCCGGGGAGACTGGCGGACATGATAATGGACCTCATGATAACCCGCATCGGCGAGGAGATCATCAAGAAGGCGGTGGTCGATCATGGCGGAGAGATCCCCAGCTCCAAAGGTTTCGACCTCCTCCTGCGCTCTGCCACCGGTTCCAAGGTGCTGAAGGATCTGGACGTCCAAGCCCGGCCCATCGTGCCCATCGTAGGTGTGGGCGCCCCGGCTGAGGTATTCATCAAGCCGCTGGAGACCAGGCTGGGCTGTCCGGTCATCGTCCCGGAGAACCATGATGTGGGGAACGCCGTAGGGGCGGTGCTCAGTCAGGTGACCGAGACGGCCACCGTGCGCATCTTCCCCAAGGACTTCAAGTACATCGTCTTTGGACCCGGTTCCTCGCCCATGGAATACTCCAACTACGACTCGGCCATGGCTGCCGGCAAGTCCTATGCTGAATACTTCGTGAAAGAGCGGATCAAGCGTACTGGGGCGGTCGATATCAAGGTTAAGCTGGACGTGGACGAGCACCGCTTCTGCGACGGGTATGGGCAGGAAATGAAGTTCACCAACTGGGTGGATCTGACCGCTACGGCGACAGGAAAGCCCAAGATCAAGATGTGA
- a CDS encoding HgcAB-associated protein, with protein sequence MTKKDEATINCVVPEETKVEAIISVDERGQTVLPKGIRDRFELRPGDKLAVVTKERDGKVCCLYMFKAEDLMVTVKDRFGPLLEE encoded by the coding sequence ATGACGAAGAAGGATGAAGCAACAATCAATTGCGTTGTCCCCGAGGAGACCAAGGTCGAAGCCATCATAAGTGTCGATGAGCGTGGCCAGACCGTCCTTCCCAAGGGGATCAGGGACAGGTTCGAGCTCCGGCCTGGGGATAAGCTGGCAGTGGTGACCAAGGAACGCGACGGCAAGGTTTGCTGCCTGTATATGTTCAAGGCCGAGGACCTCATGGTCACGGTGAAGGACCGCTTCGGCCCTCTTCTGGAGGAGTGA
- the hgcA gene encoding mercury methylation corrinoid protein HgcA: MLVSTELTSSDRWDHLRARVGYRRMEHLVVPGLYGVGAPSRASPVFVSANYTLSFDALRVALHDIDAFILVLDTKGVNVWCAAGKGSFGTDELISKIGSSGLAERVDHRRLILPQLGAPGVAAHVVKRATGFTVEYGPVRAGDIPEYLRLGRVTPEMRRVAFPLRDRAVLVPVEVVQSLKYLLPAMAVLLLVGGTGSMLIAVAAVLGGTALFPLLLPYLPTKDFSSKGLILGIAISLPFSCVHALDGHPLWGDMAYGVAIALLVAPVVGYLGLNFTGCSTSTSRTGVRKEIFRWVPIMVVMVVAGAVLMAAVISGEMGWW; encoded by the coding sequence ATACTAGTATCCACCGAGCTTACCTCCAGCGACCGTTGGGACCATCTTCGGGCGCGGGTGGGATACCGTCGCATGGAACATCTGGTGGTCCCAGGTCTTTACGGCGTCGGCGCTCCTTCACGGGCCTCTCCGGTCTTCGTCTCGGCCAACTACACCCTGAGTTTCGATGCGCTGAGGGTCGCGCTCCATGACATCGACGCTTTCATCCTTGTACTGGACACCAAGGGGGTGAACGTGTGGTGTGCTGCTGGAAAAGGCTCCTTCGGGACCGATGAGCTGATCTCAAAGATAGGGAGCAGCGGCCTGGCGGAGAGGGTCGATCACCGCAGGTTGATTCTTCCCCAACTGGGCGCACCGGGAGTGGCCGCGCATGTGGTGAAGAGAGCGACTGGATTTACCGTCGAGTACGGCCCGGTCAGGGCCGGGGACATCCCTGAGTACCTTCGCCTGGGAAGGGTCACGCCGGAGATGAGGAGGGTTGCCTTCCCTCTGCGGGACCGTGCTGTCCTGGTCCCGGTGGAGGTCGTGCAATCCTTGAAATACCTCCTGCCGGCCATGGCCGTGCTGCTCCTGGTCGGTGGAACGGGGAGCATGCTGATCGCGGTGGCGGCGGTCCTAGGGGGTACCGCCCTGTTCCCCCTTCTCCTTCCATACCTTCCCACCAAGGACTTCTCGTCCAAGGGTCTGATCCTCGGAATAGCCATATCCTTACCCTTCTCATGCGTGCATGCCCTAGACGGGCATCCGCTGTGGGGCGACATGGCCTATGGGGTAGCCATCGCCCTGCTGGTGGCTCCGGTGGTGGGCTACCTGGGCCTTAACTTCACCGGATGCTCTACCTCCACATCGAGGACTGGGGTGAGGAAGGAGATCTTCCGGTGGGTGCCCATCATGGTCGTGATGGTGGTCGCCGGGGCGGTGCTGATGGCCGCAGTGATATCCGGCGAGATGGGGTGGTGGTGA
- a CDS encoding pseudouridine synthase: protein MAGSAFEGERIAKVLARAGVCSRRDAERFIADGRVAVDGKVLTSPALNVTDEATITVDGRPLRTAERTRVWRYHKPTGTITTAKDPKGRPTVFENLPPEMPRVVSVGRLDVNTEGLLLLTNDGELARHLELPHNAWPRRYRVRVQGDIGPEKFASVANGVTIAGIRYEPVKIEIEEGEEAGTGHWLVVTIHEGKNREVRNIMAHLGLQVKRLIRVSFGPFSLDKLPRGGVEEVPPPVLRRSLEKYLDERNER from the coding sequence ATGGCCGGATCAGCCTTTGAAGGCGAACGCATCGCGAAAGTGCTAGCTCGGGCCGGCGTGTGCTCGCGCCGCGATGCCGAACGGTTTATCGCGGACGGTCGGGTGGCCGTCGACGGAAAGGTCCTGACCTCGCCCGCGCTGAATGTTACGGACGAAGCGACTATCACAGTCGACGGGAGGCCCCTGAGGACGGCCGAGAGGACCCGTGTTTGGCGCTACCACAAGCCGACGGGCACAATTACGACAGCGAAGGACCCCAAGGGCCGTCCGACGGTATTCGAGAATCTGCCCCCCGAGATGCCGCGGGTTGTGAGCGTGGGACGCTTGGATGTCAACACCGAGGGGCTGCTTCTTCTGACGAACGATGGAGAACTAGCGCGGCATCTGGAGCTGCCCCATAACGCCTGGCCGAGGCGCTATCGCGTCCGCGTGCAAGGAGACATAGGTCCCGAGAAGTTCGCTTCGGTCGCCAATGGGGTGACCATTGCGGGCATCCGCTACGAGCCAGTCAAGATTGAGATCGAGGAAGGCGAGGAAGCGGGAACCGGCCACTGGTTGGTGGTGACCATTCATGAAGGCAAGAATCGTGAGGTCCGCAACATCATGGCTCATCTGGGGCTGCAGGTGAAGCGCCTGATCCGCGTGTCGTTCGGGCCGTTCTCCCTGGACAAACTGCCCCGCGGAGGTGTCGAGGAGGTTCCACCGCCGGTCCTCAGGAGGTCACTGGAGAAGTACCTCGATGAAAGGAATGAACGGTAG
- a CDS encoding molybdopterin-guanine dinucleotide biosynthesis protein MobB — MKIAQIAGFLGSGKTTLLIEVAKELVTRGKRVAIVVNDVGEINVDFKIVDSYGLKAKEMSGGCICCEIAGNFANTLALLWTSFKPDIVIVEPSGVAIPWGLKRAAEYSEAEVPVTIEHAPVLTLVDSTRIDTLLGTVRRLVVTQIREADVCLINKVDASDEERIKRSEDLVREINPKCEMMRISTHKRQGVKEVADIISERTSSRYDEAVERELLRQQYGSG; from the coding sequence ATGAAGATCGCACAGATCGCAGGCTTTTTAGGCAGCGGCAAGACCACGCTGCTCATCGAAGTCGCCAAGGAATTGGTGACCCGGGGAAAGCGCGTTGCCATCGTGGTCAACGATGTCGGCGAGATCAACGTAGACTTCAAGATCGTGGATTCCTACGGCCTCAAGGCCAAGGAGATGTCCGGCGGCTGCATATGCTGCGAGATCGCCGGCAATTTCGCCAACACCCTCGCGCTGCTGTGGACCAGCTTCAAACCGGACATCGTCATCGTTGAGCCGTCAGGGGTCGCCATCCCCTGGGGCCTGAAGCGGGCAGCGGAGTACTCCGAGGCCGAGGTTCCGGTCACCATCGAGCATGCCCCAGTGCTGACCCTGGTCGACTCCACCCGCATCGACACCCTGCTGGGGACGGTCAGGCGGCTGGTGGTCACCCAGATCCGGGAAGCAGACGTCTGTCTGATCAACAAGGTGGACGCCTCGGACGAGGAACGCATCAAGCGCTCCGAGGACCTGGTCAGGGAGATCAACCCCAAGTGCGAGATGATGAGGATATCCACTCATAAGCGGCAGGGAGTGAAGGAGGTCGCTGACATCATTTCCGAGCGCACCTCCTCGCGTTATGATGAGGCGGTGGAGCGTGAACTCCTGCGTCAGCAGTACGGGAGCGGATGA
- a CDS encoding GNAT family N-acetyltransferase — protein sequence MVNLRPMALSDVPEVQALVERTIRTSYHGVYSPRAIEFFIRYHGEGEIIGDLREGISLVAVQKNIIIGTATLRGDLITRVFVEPDEQGRGIGGRLMEALLEGARKNGLKAVRLDASVVSREVYEHMGFALVAERSHDLGDGDSLPYHEMVRRL from the coding sequence ATGGTCAATCTTCGCCCTATGGCCCTGAGCGATGTACCCGAGGTACAAGCATTGGTGGAAAGGACCATACGTACCTCTTATCACGGAGTCTACTCTCCAAGAGCCATAGAGTTCTTCATTCGCTACCACGGAGAGGGAGAGATCATTGGAGACCTACGAGAAGGCATTTCGCTCGTGGCGGTCCAGAAGAATATTATCATCGGCACGGCCACGCTGCGCGGGGACTTGATCACCAGGGTGTTCGTCGAGCCGGACGAGCAGGGAAGAGGCATCGGAGGCCGCCTCATGGAGGCGTTGCTAGAGGGAGCCCGAAAGAACGGGCTGAAGGCCGTTCGCCTCGATGCCTCGGTGGTGTCAAGGGAGGTCTATGAGCACATGGGCTTCGCGCTTGTCGCCGAGCGGTCCCATGACCTTGGAGACGGGGATTCCCTGCCGTACCACGAGATGGTCCGACGACTATAG
- a CDS encoding corrinoid protein, protein MDRNARIIAGLEHAVVSGKKEDSVRHARNALKNGVSAMDAIDNGLIKGMTIIGDRYSQHKIFLPQVLLAADAMYAALDILLPHLSVEAVGERAVIVIGVVEGDVHDIGKNIVKAMMVAAGYDVRDLGKDQPEDAFVREAKLTKASIVAMSTLMTPTMDSMKTTIDAMVEDGVRTQTLIMVGGPPTSQEAADEMGADLYAMNAQEAVARIRSALATKKK, encoded by the coding sequence ATGGACAGAAATGCGCGCATAATCGCCGGGCTCGAGCACGCAGTGGTCTCCGGAAAAAAGGAAGATTCCGTACGGCATGCGCGCAACGCTTTGAAGAATGGCGTCTCGGCCATGGACGCGATTGATAACGGCTTGATCAAGGGCATGACGATCATAGGTGACCGCTATTCCCAGCACAAGATCTTTCTCCCCCAGGTATTGCTCGCCGCGGATGCCATGTACGCGGCGCTGGACATCCTTTTGCCACATCTTTCGGTGGAAGCAGTGGGTGAGCGGGCGGTGATCGTCATCGGCGTCGTGGAGGGCGATGTCCATGACATCGGCAAGAACATCGTAAAGGCCATGATGGTGGCGGCTGGTTACGACGTTCGCGACCTTGGAAAGGACCAGCCCGAGGACGCTTTCGTCCGTGAGGCAAAGCTCACTAAGGCGTCCATCGTGGCCATGAGCACCCTGATGACCCCGACCATGGACTCGATGAAGACTACCATCGACGCCATGGTGGAGGACGGCGTGCGGACGCAAACCCTCATAATGGTCGGAGGTCCGCCCACCTCCCAGGAGGCCGCCGACGAGATGGGGGCGGACCTCTATGCGATGAACGCACAGGAGGCGGTCGCCAGGATAAGGTCGGCCCTCGCGACTAAGAAGAAATGA
- a CDS encoding amino acid permease: MVQGLRREVGLFGAVAYGVGTILGAGVYALIGVAAGAAGNAVWLSFAIAAGIALFSGLSYAKLASILPASGAEYVYVEQAFGSRFWAFIVGWLVLISSIISGAAVALGFGGYLFSLLGVPVAVGATALILVMATINYIGIKESLTVNVILTLTELLGVVVVIVLGAGYLGTVDYTEAPNGLTGVIGAVGLIFFAFIGFEGLVKIGDEAKDPQRTIPRALLLSLLITAVLYVLIALSVVSILPYQDLAASSSPLSDVALAASGQGASLLLSGIALLSTANTVLIILIASSRIAYGMSVRSALPRFLSDVHPGRGTPLAAIVLTTGASLLFCFLGGIELTANVANFTIFLVFLAVNMAVIQFSRKGLPMGRGYVLSAAVGSLASLAMLTQFQWEIVALSILLTLAGAGTFYLVEKKDDL, encoded by the coding sequence ATGGTCCAAGGACTGCGCAGGGAGGTAGGTCTGTTCGGGGCGGTCGCTTATGGCGTGGGGACCATCCTGGGAGCGGGGGTCTATGCTCTCATCGGAGTGGCCGCCGGGGCAGCCGGGAACGCGGTCTGGCTATCCTTTGCCATTGCCGCTGGCATCGCTCTTTTCAGCGGCCTCAGCTATGCCAAGTTGGCCTCCATCCTACCGGCCAGCGGGGCCGAGTACGTGTACGTGGAGCAGGCCTTCGGCTCCCGTTTCTGGGCCTTCATCGTCGGGTGGCTTGTGCTCATCTCCAGCATAATCTCCGGGGCGGCGGTGGCGTTGGGTTTCGGCGGGTATCTCTTCAGCCTGCTGGGGGTGCCAGTTGCAGTGGGGGCGACGGCCCTCATCCTGGTCATGGCCACCATCAACTACATAGGGATCAAGGAATCACTCACCGTCAACGTTATCCTTACGCTCACCGAACTCCTGGGTGTCGTTGTGGTCATCGTCCTGGGCGCGGGTTACCTGGGGACGGTTGATTACACCGAGGCGCCCAATGGCTTGACCGGAGTCATCGGGGCGGTGGGACTGATCTTCTTCGCGTTCATCGGGTTCGAGGGCCTGGTTAAGATCGGTGACGAGGCCAAGGATCCTCAGAGGACCATCCCCCGGGCCTTGTTGCTCTCCCTCCTGATCACCGCGGTGTTGTACGTGCTGATCGCCCTGTCAGTGGTCAGCATCTTGCCCTACCAAGATCTTGCAGCATCCTCATCTCCTCTTTCTGATGTGGCTCTAGCCGCTTCGGGACAAGGGGCCTCCCTGCTCCTATCGGGCATCGCCCTGCTATCCACCGCCAACACGGTGCTCATAATCCTCATCGCGTCCTCCCGCATCGCCTACGGCATGTCGGTGCGATCAGCGCTGCCCAGGTTCCTGTCGGATGTCCATCCGGGAAGGGGGACTCCTCTAGCGGCCATCGTTCTGACCACTGGGGCATCCCTTCTGTTCTGTTTCTTGGGAGGTATCGAGCTGACCGCCAACGTGGCGAACTTCACGATCTTCCTGGTCTTCCTGGCGGTCAACATGGCAGTAATCCAATTCTCCCGCAAGGGCCTGCCTATGGGAAGAGGGTATGTCCTCTCCGCGGCGGTGGGTTCCCTGGCCTCGCTGGCGATGCTGACTCAGTTCCAATGGGAGATCGTCGCCCTGTCCATCCTTCTTACCCTGGCGGGGGCCGGGACGTTCTATCTGGTGGAAAAGAAGGATGACCTATAG
- the hgcB gene encoding mercury methylation ferredoxin HgcB, with protein MVGVDKTDENEVNTLRYIPGRCVNCGRCSEVCPHGVFRAGEKKAVLDEPERCMECGACQMNCPVGAVLVNSGVGCAAAMIKAALTGSKEVTCGPECCGR; from the coding sequence ATGGTGGGGGTAGACAAGACCGACGAGAACGAGGTCAATACGCTGCGTTACATCCCCGGCCGGTGCGTCAATTGCGGACGCTGTTCGGAGGTGTGCCCTCATGGGGTGTTCCGGGCCGGGGAAAAGAAGGCGGTACTGGACGAACCGGAACGATGCATGGAATGCGGCGCCTGCCAGATGAACTGCCCGGTGGGAGCGGTCCTCGTTAACTCAGGTGTAGGCTGCGCCGCGGCGATGATCAAAGCCGCCCTGACCGGGAGCAAAGAGGTGACCTGCGGCCCGGAATGCTGTGGTCGCTGA
- a CDS encoding Lrp/AsnC family transcriptional regulator, which yields MDETDVALCRLLIFNSRLPYSELAKALDISVQSAHRRVQDLIASGTISGFTTAFSARAYRSTWVLVHGRSEAGSMRTVLGELNGEREMDMAMLGSGNYLYIAGSVMDPGKINRFTSGVAKTAKLVRPQVGIVYNPALMDVEEEAIVYPMDVRIVTALKDDARRPVTEVAKDLGVAPRTVNRHIERLLRGNLVHFAIGWYPQMSGDVVAALHLKVRPDRDRERVAAALVRRLATREIITYSFSDRPESIICMAWSPSLLALNQLVRELEDDGMFDEIVPNVILDARYYMGIKGTVPPISR from the coding sequence ATGGACGAGACCGACGTGGCCTTGTGCCGCTTGCTGATCTTCAACTCCCGCCTCCCCTATTCCGAGCTGGCCAAAGCGCTCGATATCAGCGTTCAGAGCGCCCACCGTAGGGTCCAGGACCTTATCGCCAGCGGGACCATATCTGGATTTACCACGGCGTTCTCGGCCCGAGCCTATCGATCGACCTGGGTCCTCGTACATGGCAGGTCAGAGGCCGGCTCCATGCGCACGGTACTGGGCGAGCTTAACGGAGAGAGGGAGATGGACATGGCGATGCTAGGATCTGGTAACTACCTATACATTGCCGGCTCGGTGATGGATCCCGGTAAGATCAACCGGTTCACCTCGGGGGTCGCCAAGACGGCCAAGCTTGTCCGTCCCCAGGTAGGCATCGTTTACAACCCCGCGCTCATGGACGTGGAGGAGGAGGCGATCGTCTATCCCATGGACGTGAGGATCGTCACCGCACTGAAGGACGACGCAAGGCGTCCCGTCACCGAGGTGGCCAAGGACCTTGGCGTCGCACCCCGGACCGTCAATCGGCACATCGAGCGCCTATTGAGGGGCAACCTCGTCCATTTTGCCATCGGCTGGTACCCACAGATGTCGGGGGATGTTGTCGCTGCCCTGCACCTTAAGGTGCGCCCGGATCGGGATCGGGAGAGGGTCGCGGCGGCGCTGGTTCGACGGCTGGCCACACGGGAGATCATTACCTATAGCTTCAGCGACCGCCCGGAGTCGATCATCTGCATGGCCTGGTCGCCCAGCCTCCTGGCCTTGAACCAACTGGTTCGCGAGCTGGAGGACGATGGAATGTTCGATGAGATCGTTCCCAATGTCATCTTGGACGCCCGCTACTACATGGGGATCAAGGGCACCGTTCCCCCGATCAGCCGGTAG
- a CDS encoding helix-turn-helix domain-containing protein — protein sequence MMEAEFSIRGMRFWIVDLAADRSCSVTVTECIPWRKKGGQALFEIYGMEGDVEEAIDEVRARPEIISVEVVESSEGRVVGSVAMRDLWVIWNIVDCGCFLESAWSNGDGKASFKVLSGSEGSLPNLIKAISSRGVDIEITRIARTVDRPVVTRKQEKVLRLALERGYFDYPKRITLEELAIMSGMSTSTVAETIKRGERNILKNFFEKRK from the coding sequence ATGATGGAGGCCGAGTTTTCCATCCGGGGCATGCGCTTCTGGATCGTGGACCTGGCTGCCGATCGGTCTTGCAGCGTCACCGTTACTGAGTGCATACCTTGGAGGAAGAAGGGGGGCCAGGCCCTGTTCGAGATCTATGGTATGGAGGGAGACGTAGAGGAAGCCATCGATGAGGTCCGGGCGCGTCCGGAGATCATCAGCGTGGAGGTGGTCGAATCGTCCGAGGGACGAGTGGTCGGTTCGGTGGCTATGCGGGACCTATGGGTCATCTGGAACATCGTGGACTGCGGCTGCTTCCTCGAGTCAGCATGGTCCAACGGGGACGGCAAAGCCTCGTTCAAGGTGTTGTCAGGCAGCGAGGGTTCCCTGCCCAACCTCATCAAGGCGATCTCCTCCCGGGGAGTGGACATCGAGATCACCCGGATCGCCCGCACCGTGGACCGTCCGGTGGTCACCAGGAAGCAGGAGAAGGTGCTGCGGCTCGCGCTGGAGAGGGGCTATTTCGACTACCCCAAGCGCATAACCCTGGAAGAGCTGGCCATCATGTCCGGGATGTCGACCTCCACCGTCGCGGAGACGATAAAAAGAGGGGAGAGGAACATCCTCAAAAACTTCTTCGAGAAGAGGAAGTGA
- a CDS encoding uroporphyrinogen decarboxylase family protein, protein MADTMNHIERDVAALSNKPADRLPVYPLAMGVCRRLVNGSGITYHDWVTDPKRFASAFIAGQRYFDFDFAIGLMDLSVMAGDLGSHVRMDEQNTPFVDDPVIKTVEDYEKIEVPNINDPKSRSNILVKGTGMFVKELASEVITAAFLEGPLLALTQSRGAEFVFKDMYDNESSRAAVHKALEIITDYDKEMVKAFAQEKPAGLVWDYLWGSYSCLGDKEYDEFEGQHKYAGCLNELVVKEGMANCVHNCADLPHLDTQVTKFKSTIYSMAYYPLIPGSPSAKEVIAKGYSDNCLMAGNIDPQGYVRWTPEKMQKTTMNLCNEVVKALKDRGLGARYCIASGCEVPPALSTKMENIKICNDTVKQYGTFA, encoded by the coding sequence ATGGCAGACACAATGAACCACATCGAAAGGGATGTCGCCGCGCTCAGCAACAAGCCGGCCGACCGCCTGCCCGTATATCCGCTCGCAATGGGGGTTTGCCGCAGGCTCGTCAACGGATCGGGGATCACCTATCACGACTGGGTTACCGACCCCAAGCGGTTCGCCAGCGCCTTCATCGCTGGTCAGAGGTACTTCGACTTTGACTTCGCCATCGGCCTGATGGACCTGTCGGTCATGGCCGGGGACCTCGGCTCCCATGTCCGTATGGACGAGCAGAACACCCCGTTCGTCGACGACCCGGTCATCAAGACTGTGGAGGACTATGAGAAGATCGAGGTTCCCAACATCAACGACCCAAAGAGCCGGTCCAACATCCTGGTGAAGGGTACCGGGATGTTCGTCAAGGAGCTTGCTTCCGAGGTCATAACCGCCGCTTTCCTTGAAGGACCTCTGCTGGCCCTAACTCAGAGCAGGGGCGCGGAGTTCGTCTTCAAGGACATGTACGACAACGAGTCCTCCCGCGCCGCCGTCCACAAGGCCCTGGAGATCATCACCGATTACGACAAGGAGATGGTCAAGGCCTTCGCCCAGGAGAAGCCTGCTGGCCTGGTTTGGGACTACCTATGGGGTTCCTACTCTTGCCTCGGCGACAAGGAGTACGACGAGTTCGAGGGCCAGCACAAGTACGCCGGCTGCCTGAACGAGCTCGTGGTCAAGGAAGGTATGGCCAACTGCGTGCACAACTGCGCCGACCTGCCTCACCTGGACACCCAGGTGACGAAGTTCAAGTCGACCATCTACAGCATGGCTTACTACCCGCTGATCCCTGGAAGCCCCTCCGCTAAGGAAGTCATCGCCAAGGGCTACTCCGACAACTGCCTGATGGCTGGCAACATCGATCCCCAGGGATATGTGCGCTGGACCCCCGAAAAGATGCAGAAGACCACAATGAACCTCTGCAACGAGGTCGTCAAGGCCCTCAAGGACCGTGGTCTCGGAGCCAGGTACTGCATCGCTTCCGGTTGCGAGGTCCCGCCCGCGCTCTCCACCAAGATGGAGAACATCAAGATCTGCAACGACACCGTCAAGCAGTATGGTACCTTCGCTTGA